In Lapillicoccus jejuensis, the DNA window TGCTCCCGGTCGGCGTCGACGACGAGCTCGACCGCGAGGGCGTGCGCGACGGCGCGCGCCGCGTCGACGAGGTCGGACCAGTCGACCGGCCGGCCCGCGCCCCACCAGCCACCGCGGTCGGACTCGCCGGCGGCGAGGATCCCCACGTGCCGGGGCTGGCGCGGGACCGCCGCCTCGATCGCGGCGACCGTGGCGTCGTCCGGCCGGGCGTCGACCCCGGGCACGGGCGCCGGACGCGGACCGTCCGCCCCCGGCCGGGTGACGAGCCCGAGCTCGAAGAGCCCGACGTCGCGCCGGCCGCGGGAGACGTTGCGGCGCAGGGCGTCCAGCAGCGAGCCGATGACCATGGTGCGCATCAGCGGGGCCTCGTCGCTGAGCGGGTTCGCCACCCGGGTCGCGAAGCGCCGGTCGTCGCCCTCGGGCAGGCCGAGCTGGTCGGCGAGCCGGTCGGATACGAACGGGTAGGTCAGCACCTCGGTGAGACCGCGACCGACCAGCGCCGTGGCGACGACGCGCCGGACCCGCTGGCCGTGGGTGAGGCCGCGGCCGTTCGTCGGGGTCGGCACCACCGACGGGATCTTCTCGTAGCCGTCCACCCGCGCGACCTCCTCGGCGTAGTCCGGCCCGTCGACGAGGTCGGGGCGCCACGACGGCGGGGTGACGTCGGCGGTCCCGTCGGCCTGCTCGACCACGGTGCAGCCGAGGTCGCGCAGGATCCCGACGACCCGCTCGGCCGGGTAGTCGACGCCGACGAGCCGGGACGGCAGCCCCAGGTCGAGCCGGTACGGCGCCGTCGCGGACGTCCGGTCGACGTCGGTCACCTCGGGTCCGGCGGTGCCGCCGCCGTGAGCGACGAGCAGGTCGACGACGAGCTGCGCCGCGACCGGCGGCAGCTGCGGGTCGACGCCGCGCTCGAAGCGCTTGCTGGCCTCACTGACCAGCTTGTGGCGGCGTGCGGTCCGCGCCACCGTCACCGGGTCGAAGTGGGCGGCCTCGACGAGGACGTCCCGGGTCGCGTCCGAGATCTCCGACGACGCACCGCCCATGACGCCGGCGAGCCCCAGCGGGGTCTCCCCGCCGTCGGTGACGAGCAGGTCCTGCTCGTGCAGCGCGCGCTCCACCCCGTCGAGGGTGGTCAGCCGCTCCCCCGGCCGCGCCCGGCGCACCTGCACCGACCCGGACAGCGCACCGAGGTCGTAGGCGTGCAGCGGCTGCCCGGTGAGGAGCATGACGTAGTTCGTCACGTCGACGGCCAGCGAGATCGGGCGCATCCCCATCTGGGTGAGCCGCTTGGCCATCCACGGCGGCGTCGGCGCCTGCGGGTCGACGCCGCGGACGACGCGGGCGACGAACCGGTCGCACCCCTCGCGGCCGTCGATCGGCGCCCCGTCGTCGAGGACGACGTCGTACCCGTCCTCGGTGGCCGCCGGCACCGCGACGTCCGCCGGGTCCCGGAGGGCGCCGGCCGGCGAGCCCTGGCTGTGCCAGTACTCGCGAGCGAGACCGCGCAGCGAGAAGCAGTACCCGCGGTCCGGCGTGACGTTGACCTCGACGACCTCGTCGGCGAGGCCGAGCAGCGCGATGGCGTCGTCGCCGGGCTGCACCGCGGCGGCGGCCTCCTCACCGAGGTAGCGCTGCAGCACGATGATCCCGGAGTGGTCCTCGCCGAGACCGAGCTCGTCCTCGGCGCAGATCATCCCGTTGGACACGTGGCCGTAGGTCTTGCGGGCGGCGATGGCGAACCCGCCGGGCAGCACCGCGCCGGGCAGCACGACGACGACGAGGTCGCCGACCTCGAAGTTGTGCGCGCCGCAGACGATCTCCTGGTGCTTGCCCTCGGACGCCATCTGCCCGTGCGGGCCGACGTCGACGGTGCACCAGCGGATGACCTTGCCGTTCTTCTGCGGCTCGTCGACGAAGCTCAGGACCCGGCCGACGACGAGCGGGCCGGTGATGTCGCCGCCGTGCAGGTCCTCCTCCTCGAGACCGACGGAGACGAACGACGCGGCGACGTCGCGGCCGGTGGCACCGGCGGGGACGTCGACGAGCTCGGAGAGCCAGGACAGGGGGGCGCGCACGTCAGACCTCCAGGCCGAACTGCTGGGAGAAGCGGACGTCGCCCTCGACGATGTCGCGCATGTCGGTGACCCCGTGGCGCAGCTGCAGCGCGCGCTCGATGCCGAGGCCGAAGGCGAAGCCGGTGTAGACGTCCGGGTCGATGCCGCAGGCCCGCAGGACCTTCCGGTTGACCATCCCGGAGCCGCCGAGCTCGATCCAGCCGGACCCGCCGCACGTGGGGCAGGCGACGGTGGCGCCCTTGGCGTCGGTCACCCGGCCCTCGCCGTGGCAGGCGAAGCACTGGAAGTCGGTCTCCATCGAGGGCTCGGTGAAGGGGAAGTACGACGCCCGCACGCGGGTGCGGGTGCCCGCGCCGAACATCACCCGGACGAAGTGGTCGATCGCCCCGCGCAGGTGGGCCATGGTCAGGCCCTTGTCGACGGCGAGCGCCTCGATCTGGTGGAAGACCGGGGTGTGGGTCGCGTCGAGCTCGTCGGTGCGGAACACCTTGCCGGTCCCGACGACGTAGATCGGCGGGGTGCGGGTGAGCATCGTGCGGATCTGGATCGGCGAGGTCTGCGTGCGCAGGACGATCCCGCCGTCGGGCGGGTCGACGAAGAAGGTGTCCTGCATCTGCCGGGCCGGGTGGTCGGGACCGATGTTGAGGGCGTCGAAGTTCATCCACTCCGACTCGACCTCGGGGCCCTCGACGACCTCCCAGCCGGTGCCGACGAACGCGTCCTGCAGCCGCTGCGTCGTCAGCTCGAGCGGGTGGCGGGCGCCGAGCGGCCGGCGGCCGGTGGGGCGGGTGACGTCGACGGTCTCCTCGAGGAGGATCCGCTCGTCGCGCTCGGCCTCGAGCTCGGCGGTGCGGGCGGCGAGCGCCCGCCCGAGCTCGGCCTGGGCGGCGCCGACGCGCTTGCCGGCCTCGGCCTTGGCGCTCGGGGGCAGCGCCGCGATCTCGCGGCGCGCCCCCGCGACGGCGCCGCGGTCGACGTGGGCCAGGCGGGCCGCCTTGAGCTCGTCGAGGTCGCGGGCGGCGGCGAACGCGGCACGGGCCGCATCGACCGCCTCCTGCAGGTGCGCGGGGTCGAGGGCGGCGACCTCGACGGGGTCGTACGGCGTGTTGGGTCCGGACATGTCGGCTCTCATCGCTTCCTGGGTGGGTGGGCGCGGGTGGCCCGACCGTCCCGGCCGGCGCGCGTCCTGGCAGGTCCCTGGTCGTGCACGGGTACACGGGGTCCGCGCGGACGCGGGGCGGGCGACGGCGGGCCCGAGTCTAGGGGGGCGCCGTCGGGGGCCCGTGTCGCAGGTCGCCTCAGGCGAGGTGCTCGGGGGCTCCCGACGGCAGCGTAAATCGGAACCGCGCCCCGCCGGAGGGGGCACGGTCGACCCCGATGGTGCCGCCGTGGGCCTCGACGAGCCCGCGGACGACGTACAGCCCGAGACCGGTGCTGCCACGGCGGTTGCCGCCGTGCCAGAAGCGGTTGAAGACGAGCGGCAGGTGCGCTTCGGCGACCCCGTCGCCCTCGTCGGTCACCTCGATGGCGACCATCGGTCGGCCGTCGCTGGTCGTCTCGGCCGCCGTCGCCACGTTGACCCGCACGGTCCCGGCGCCGTGCCGCAGGCCGTTCTCGAGGAGGTTGCCGAGGATCTGGCTGAGCCGGTCGGGGTCGGCCCACACCTCGGGCAGCTCGTCGGCGTCGGCGACCTCCAGCTCGCGGCCGGAGTACTCCTCGACCGACTGCAGGCGCTCGACGTGGCGCTGCGCGGCGAGGACGAGGTCGACCGGCTGGGCGCGCACGTCGAGACGGCCCGCGTCGATGCGCGAGACGTCGAGCAGCTCGGTGATGAGCCGGGTCAGTCGGTCCGCGTCCGCCTCGATCGTCTCGAGCATGAACCGCTTCTGGTCGTCGGAGAAGCGGTCCCAGCGCCGCAGCAGGGTGCTGGAGAAGCCCTTGACGGACGTGAGCGGCGAGCGCAGCTCGTGGGCGACGGTGGAGATGAGCGCGGCGTGGTCCTGCTCGGCGCGCTGCCGCGCTGACGCATCGCGGACGGAGGCCAGGACTCGCCGTACGGGGCCGCGCGGCTCGTCGCGGACGTAGCGCGAGGTCAGCAGGACCTCGGTGCCGTCCTCGGTCCACAGCAGCTTCTCGCGGTGCCCGCGCACGGTGTGCAGGGTGTGCCAGGGGTCGGTGACCTCCCACCAGGCGTTCCCCTCGATGTCGCGCAGCGGGAGGGCCTCGGCCAGCGGCCGGCCGAGCCGGGCGGCGAGGTCGACCCCCAGCACCTGGGTGGCCCGGGTGTTGGCGAAGACGAGGCGGGCCCCGGAGTCGGCGACGACGAGACCGTCGGGCAGGGACTCGGACAGCCGGACGACGACGTCCATCGGGGCCGGCGCCGGGTCGGCGCCCGGGACGGAGCCGGGCAGCGGCCCGGTCGGGTCGCCCTCCCCTCCATCGGCCATGCCCCGACTGTACCGATCCGTCCGGTCCTCGCCTCCCTGGCGCCCGGCGAGGCGGCCGGTCGTTCGCGTCACGTCGCTCACGTCGCTCACGCCGCCCACGTCGCTCACGCCGGGCCGACCGGGTGCTGCGCCCCGGCCGAGGCGTAGAGGCAGACGGTGGCCGCCATCGCGAGGTTGAGCGACTCGGCGAGCCCGTGGATGGGGACCCGGACGACGTCGTCGCAGCGCGCCCGCAGCTCGGTCGGCAGCCCCCAGGCCTCGTTGCCCATGAGCCAGGCGTGCGGCGCCGAGAGGTCGAGGGCGCCGAGCAGCCGGTCGCCCGCCCCGTCGGCCGCGTGCACGGCGAGACCGGCCGCGCGGACGGCGTCGACCGCCTCCGCCGCGCCCACCCCCGTGACGACGGGCAGGTGGAACAGCGACCCCGCCGTCGAGCGCACGACCTTGGGCGAGAAGACGTCGACGCTGCCCTCGGTGAGGACGACGGCGTCCGCGCCGGCCGCGTCGGCGGCGCGCAGGACGGTGCCGGCGTTGCCGGGGTCGCGCACCTGCGCGCACACGCACAGCAGGCGCGGCGCGCGGGCCAGCACCGACTCCAGGGTCGCGGTCTCCGTGCGGCACACGGCGACCAGCCCCTGGGGGGAGACCGAGGCACCCTCGTCGCCGAGGGCGGCGAGGACCTCGTCCGTCACCTCGTGGACGGGCAGGTGCGCCGCGTCGGCGCGGGCCAGCAGGTCGTCGTACCGCTGCGCGGCGGCGGGTGTGACGTAGACGTCCCGGACGAGGTCGGGGCGGTGGTGCACCGCCTCACGGACCCCCTGGGGGCCCTCGACGAGGAAGAGACCCTGCCGATGACGCACGGCGCGCCGGGACAGCGCCCGGACCGCGCGCACCCGGTCCGACCGCGGGTTGGCCAGCAGGCCTGCTCGGGTCGGACGGGGTGGCGACGGCATCGGGGTGTCCCGGCGCGCGGGGTGGTGCGGGTCGCTCAGGCGGCGCTGGTCTCGGCGGTCGCCGGCACGTTGGCCCGGGACAGCTCGACGAGCGCGGTGAACGCGGCGGCGTCGGTGACCGCGAGGTCGGCGAGGACCTTGCGGTCGACCTCGACCCCGGCGGCCTTGAGGCCCTGGATGAACCGGTTGTAGGTCATGCCGTTGGCGCGGGCCGCGGCGTTGATCCGCTGGATCCACAGGCGACGGAAGTCGCCCTTCTTCGCGCGACGGTCCCGGTAGGCGTAGCCCAGCGAGTGGGTGACCTGCTCCTTGGCCTTGCGGTAGAGCCGCGAGCGCTGACCGCGGTAGCCGCTGGCGCGCTCCAGGGTCACCCGGCGCTTCTTCTGGGCGTTGACCGCCCGCTTCACGCGTGCCACGTGAGTTCCTTCCTAGACGTGTGGGTGCCCCGGCTCAGCGGCCGAGGAGCTTCTTGATCTTCTTGGCGTCGGGCTTGGCGAGCTCGAGGTCGCCGGCGATGCTGCGCATCTTCTTGCTCGACTTGCCCTCGAGCAGGTGGCGGCCGCCGGCCTGCTCGCGCATGACCTTGCCGGTGCCGGTCAGGCGGAAGCGCTTCTTGGCGCCGCTGTGGGTCTTCTGCTTCGGCATGGCTGCCGGTCTCCTTCGTCGTGCCGCGGTGGTCCGCGGCGGGCTCGGGTGGTCACGGGGTGGGCGGTCGGCCGCCCACCCCGCAGGTCTGGTGCGTC includes these proteins:
- the pheT gene encoding phenylalanine--tRNA ligase subunit beta, yielding MRAPLSWLSELVDVPAGATGRDVAASFVSVGLEEEDLHGGDITGPLVVGRVLSFVDEPQKNGKVIRWCTVDVGPHGQMASEGKHQEIVCGAHNFEVGDLVVVVLPGAVLPGGFAIAARKTYGHVSNGMICAEDELGLGEDHSGIIVLQRYLGEEAAAAVQPGDDAIALLGLADEVVEVNVTPDRGYCFSLRGLAREYWHSQGSPAGALRDPADVAVPAATEDGYDVVLDDGAPIDGREGCDRFVARVVRGVDPQAPTPPWMAKRLTQMGMRPISLAVDVTNYVMLLTGQPLHAYDLGALSGSVQVRRARPGERLTTLDGVERALHEQDLLVTDGGETPLGLAGVMGGASSEISDATRDVLVEAAHFDPVTVARTARRHKLVSEASKRFERGVDPQLPPVAAQLVVDLLVAHGGGTAGPEVTDVDRTSATAPYRLDLGLPSRLVGVDYPAERVVGILRDLGCTVVEQADGTADVTPPSWRPDLVDGPDYAEEVARVDGYEKIPSVVPTPTNGRGLTHGQRVRRVVATALVGRGLTEVLTYPFVSDRLADQLGLPEGDDRRFATRVANPLSDEAPLMRTMVIGSLLDALRRNVSRGRRDVGLFELGLVTRPGADGPRPAPVPGVDARPDDATVAAIEAAVPRQPRHVGILAAGESDRGGWWGAGRPVDWSDLVDAARAVAHALAVELVVDADREHAPWHPGRCARLTLPDGTLVGHAGELHPKVCAALDLPARTCAAELDVDVLTAASEPTTQLVPFSDYPVALTDVALVVDAGVPAAEVERALRAGAGDALESVELFDVYTGEQVGEGRTSLAYRMAFRARDRTLTTEEVNGFRDAAVASAATRTGATQR
- the pheS gene encoding phenylalanine--tRNA ligase subunit alpha, which encodes MSGPNTPYDPVEVAALDPAHLQEAVDAARAAFAAARDLDELKAARLAHVDRGAVAGARREIAALPPSAKAEAGKRVGAAQAELGRALAARTAELEAERDERILLEETVDVTRPTGRRPLGARHPLELTTQRLQDAFVGTGWEVVEGPEVESEWMNFDALNIGPDHPARQMQDTFFVDPPDGGIVLRTQTSPIQIRTMLTRTPPIYVVGTGKVFRTDELDATHTPVFHQIEALAVDKGLTMAHLRGAIDHFVRVMFGAGTRTRVRASYFPFTEPSMETDFQCFACHGEGRVTDAKGATVACPTCGGSGWIELGGSGMVNRKVLRACGIDPDVYTGFAFGLGIERALQLRHGVTDMRDIVEGDVRFSQQFGLEV
- a CDS encoding PAS domain-containing sensor histidine kinase, yielding MADGGEGDPTGPLPGSVPGADPAPAPMDVVVRLSESLPDGLVVADSGARLVFANTRATQVLGVDLAARLGRPLAEALPLRDIEGNAWWEVTDPWHTLHTVRGHREKLLWTEDGTEVLLTSRYVRDEPRGPVRRVLASVRDASARQRAEQDHAALISTVAHELRSPLTSVKGFSSTLLRRWDRFSDDQKRFMLETIEADADRLTRLITELLDVSRIDAGRLDVRAQPVDLVLAAQRHVERLQSVEEYSGRELEVADADELPEVWADPDRLSQILGNLLENGLRHGAGTVRVNVATAAETTSDGRPMVAIEVTDEGDGVAEAHLPLVFNRFWHGGNRRGSTGLGLYVVRGLVEAHGGTIGVDRAPSGGARFRFTLPSGAPEHLA
- a CDS encoding TrmH family RNA methyltransferase, whose protein sequence is MPSPPRPTRAGLLANPRSDRVRAVRALSRRAVRHRQGLFLVEGPQGVREAVHHRPDLVRDVYVTPAAAQRYDDLLARADAAHLPVHEVTDEVLAALGDEGASVSPQGLVAVCRTETATLESVLARAPRLLCVCAQVRDPGNAGTVLRAADAAGADAVVLTEGSVDVFSPKVVRSTAGSLFHLPVVTGVGAAEAVDAVRAAGLAVHAADGAGDRLLGALDLSAPHAWLMGNEAWGLPTELRARCDDVVRVPIHGLAESLNLAMAATVCLYASAGAQHPVGPA
- the rplT gene encoding 50S ribosomal protein L20 is translated as MARVKRAVNAQKKRRVTLERASGYRGQRSRLYRKAKEQVTHSLGYAYRDRRAKKGDFRRLWIQRINAAARANGMTYNRFIQGLKAAGVEVDRKVLADLAVTDAAAFTALVELSRANVPATAETSAA
- the rpmI gene encoding 50S ribosomal protein L35 is translated as MPKQKTHSGAKKRFRLTGTGKVMREQAGGRHLLEGKSSKKMRSIAGDLELAKPDAKKIKKLLGR